CAGAAGCCGATCTCGCCCAGCTCATCGAGGATGGTTTTGGTGTAGTCCGCTTCGCCCACCGACACGCCGCCGGAGCTGAGTACCACGTCGGCCACGCGATCCGCTTCAATAAAGGCGGCGCGCAGCTTCTGCGGATCGTCCGGGATAATCCCGAGATTAATTACCTCGCAGCCCAGCTGCTCCAGCATCAGATGCACCGCCAGGCGGTTGGTGTCGTAGATCTGCCCCTCGGCCAGCGGCTGGCCCGGGAGCTGAAGCTCATCGCCGGTGGAGAACAGCGCCACCCGCACCTTGCGCACCACGGCAATCTCCGGGATACCCAGCGAGGCCAGCACCGGCAGCTCGGCCGCGGTCAGCTTTGTACCCGCCGGGAAGACGGTTGCGCCCAGGGTAATATCTTCCCCGCTGCGACGGATGTTTTGTCCCGGCTTCACGCTGGCGGTAAAGCGCACGCCGTCGTCGGTCTGCTCAGTCTCTTCCTGCATCACCACCGCGTCGCAGCCCGTGGGAACCGGGGCACCGGTCATAATGCGGACGCAGCTTCCGGCAGGCCATTCACCCTGGAACGGCTGTCCGGCAAAGGCTTTGCCCGCCACCGGCAGCGCGGCACCCGCCGCCAGATCCGCCAGCCGCACGGCATAGCCGTCCATCGCCGAGTTATCAAAACCCGGTACGTTGAGAGGGGAGACGATGTCGGCAGCGGTCACGCGGCCAAAGCAGCGCAGCAGCGGCAGGGTCTCCTGCTCTGTCAGCGGTGAAAGTCGATCGAGCATCTGCGTGAGGGCCGTCTCAAGCGGCATCAGTCCGGCGGTAAAATCCATGGGTCACTCCAGCGAGAGAATAACGAAGGCGGCCATTATGGCAGAAAAGTGCCCTTAACTGTATGACACCATGGGCTTAGCCTTTACATCACAGTTACGTCTTTCTATATTCAAAAATCATCTGAAGTTCCGGCAACGATAATGATATTTATAGAAAAAGCGGCACTTACGCGCGCAAAGGTGAAGTAGATGGGGAATGCAGTCATCGCGATCCACGGCGGCGCAGGGGCAATTACCCGCGCGCAGCTCAGTCAGGAGCAGGAGAGGCGCTACATCGAGGCGCTCTCATCGATAGTGGAAACCGGCCAGCGGATGCTGGAGGCGGGGGAGAGCGCGCTGGATGTGGTTACTGAAGCAGTACGCCTGCTGGAGGAGTGCCCGCTGTTTAACGCCGGGATTGGCTCGGTGTTTACCCGCGACGAAACCCATGAGCTGGACGCCTGCGTGATGGATGGCATTACCCTGAAAGCGGGTGCCGTGGCCGGGGTCAGCCATCTGCGCAATCCGGTGCTGGCCGCCCGTCTGGTGATGGAGCAGAGCCCGCACGTTCTGCTGGTGGGCGAGGGGGCAGAGAAATTTGCCTTCGCCCACGGTATGGAGGCAGTGTCGCCCGATATTTTCTCCACGCCGGAACGCTACGAGCAGCTGCTGGCGGCACGCAGCGCAGGGGGAGACCCGGCTCGATCACGCGGCCCCCCCTGGATGAATCCACGAAAACGGGCACCGTCGGCGCGGTGGCGCTGGATAAAGCCGGAAATCTGGCCGCCGCGACTTCTACCGGCGGCATGACCAACAAACTGCCCGGTCGGGTGGGCGACAGCCCGCTGCCCGGCGCGGGCTGCTATGCCAATAACGCCAGCGTGGCGGTCTCCTGTACCGGCACCGGCGAAGTGTTTATTCGCACCCTGGCGGCCTATGACATCGCCGCGCTGATGGACTACGGCGGCTTAAGCCTCGCCGAAGCCTGCGAGCGGGTGGTGATGGAAAAACTCCCGGCGCTGGAAGGCAGCGGCGGGCTGATCGCCGTCGATCGCGAGGGCAACGTGGCACTACCGTTCAACAGCGAAGGCATGTACCGCGCCTGGGGCTATGCCGGCGATACGCCGAGCACCGGAATTTACCGTGAATAAGGGGAAAGGGATGCCGCACAGCGATGAACTCGACAGCCAGCAGGTGCTGGCGGTGCATAACCTGAACGTCGACTTTCCCGGCGAACGGCAGCCGATCCCGGCGGTAAAAAATCTCTCTTTTTCGCTGAAACGCGGCGAAACCCTGGCGATCGTCGGCGAGTCCGGCTCCGGTAAATCGGTCACCGCCCTGTCACTGATGCGCCTGATTGAACAGTCCGGCGGGCTGGTGGAGTGCGACAGCCTGCTGCTGCGCCGCCGCAACGGCCAGGTGAGCGATCTCACCACCCTGAGCGCATCCCAGACGCGCAGCGTGCGCGGCGCGGATATCGCCATGATTTTTCAGGAG
This Leclercia sp. S52 DNA region includes the following protein-coding sequences:
- the moeA gene encoding molybdopterin molybdotransferase MoeA, giving the protein MDFTAGLMPLETALTQMLDRLSPLTEQETLPLLRCFGRVTAADIVSPLNVPGFDNSAMDGYAVRLADLAAGAALPVAGKAFAGQPFQGEWPAGSCVRIMTGAPVPTGCDAVVMQEETEQTDDGVRFTASVKPGQNIRRSGEDITLGATVFPAGTKLTAAELPVLASLGIPEIAVVRKVRVALFSTGDELQLPGQPLAEGQIYDTNRLAVHLMLEQLGCEVINLGIIPDDPQKLRAAFIEADRVADVVLSSGGVSVGEADYTKTILDELGEIGFWKLAIKPGKPFAFGKLPNSWFCGLPGNPVSAALTFYQLVQPLLAKLSGNRGHGLPARQRVRAATRLKKSPGRLDFQRGILARNADGELEVSTTGHQGSHIFSSFSLGNCFIVLERERGNVEAGEWVEVEPFNALFGG